TGATACTTAAACAACTTTGCTTCAATAGCGCCCGAAAGATTGCTGTTAATCTTATTTTCCAATTAAGGGTTTAAAATGTTTGCTATTGATGATGTTGTAGTTGCAACTAAAGGTATCGATCTAGGTAAAATGGTCGTGACTGGTTTGAGCAGTGGCGGCTTCTACGTTCGTGTAGAAGTAGACGGCATGTCTCTAACTTACCCAGCAAAAGACCTACAAAAAGCGTAATCTTTACTGCTTAGTTCTTCTTTTTAAATGGCGACCCAATGGTCGCCATTTTCATTTAATTCTTAATACTATCAGTATACTGCACTCTCTTGGTGCGTTGCCCCTCTTTTAAACCATGCCTGCATCGTAGGTGTGCAATCTTCGAATGTACTACAAGCGCTAATACTATTGAGTCTCAGCACTATTTCACCCTATTCGCGTCGACTGGAATGAATGTTGCAGTTCAATCATAGACATAAAGAGAGCGAGTCTTTAGCCAGGGAGGGGAGAGATGATACTTATCTTACGTGCTACATCGTTGAACAGCGTCAATGTATTGCTGACATTAGCTTTGATTTCATCGGTAGCACTACTTGCTTTTGAAGCCAATCAACTTGGTATGGTGCTGCTATTCCTAACTGCAGCACTATCAACACTTTTACTGTTTTCCTTAAGCCGAGAAGTTCGTGTACTTAATGAGTATATGGTGCAGATGAAGGGTGGCGAAGAGCCGACACTTCCAAGCTCAATAGCGTTACTTTATTCGAGTTTTCATGCCATTGATGACGTCGTTCAAATGATGTCTAGAAAGCTAAGAAAGGCAGAAGCTATGCGCTCAGAGATGGCATTTTGCGCGCAGGAGCTTGCCAGTAATGCCGTGGATGCAGCCAGGGACAGTGACAAGCAAGCGGACTCGACGTTGTCATCAGCGTCGGCAGCCACCGAAATCTCGCAAAGTATTGAGGATGTGTCGAGTCGTATTGAGCAAACACTGAAGGCGATTGAGCAAGGCAATGCTTTGTGCGGACAAGGAAATCAAGCGTTAGTGAGCGTTCAAGCAAGTGTTGAGAAAGTTGAAGAGCAAGTTGGATTTACCGCGAGCAGCATAGTGACGCTAGAGAGCCACTTGTCCACCGTATCTGAAATGTCACAGTTTATCCGTGATATTGCTGAGCAAACTAACCTCCTTGCTCTGAACGCTGCAATAGAAGCGGCGAGAGCAGGCGAACATGGACGCGGATTTAGCGTGGTGGCGGAAGAAGTTAGGCGGTTGGCTAAGCGAAGTCATGAATCTGCGAATGCGATTACCTCTCATGTTGATCAGGTGACCAGTAGCATGAGTGATGTGACCGCAATGGTTGAGAAAGTGAGAGAGGGTAATAGCCGTTGCACCAATCAAGCGCTGGTGGCACAAGAGACGTTAGAGGAGATGAAAGTCTCTATGGCATCGATCACTGACCAGGTCGCAGGCGTATCGGCTGCCTCAGAACAACAAGCGATCGCGATTCAGGAGATCTCCAGCAACATGGAGCAGGTTGCCGTTACCGCAAAGCATAATGCCGAAACGGCAGCGGACAATGCCCAAGTTGCCGAACATCTCGAAAAGCTAACTGCGTAAGGAGTCAATGAATATGGACACGATACTGACAAACCTACCAATTATCGCGGGCGTTTCTATAGTTCTGCTTATTTTAGGGTCGATAGTTTGGAAGCGAGCGAGTACTTACAATAGTATTCAAAATACCAGACAGGGTGGCTTACAGCACCTCACCACGCTTCGACAGTTGCTCGCGACTATTCAGCAACACCGAGGCATTACCAATGGAGTGCTTTGTGGGGACGATAAACTTCAATCCCGTTTGCCATCGCTTCAAAGCGACATCAATCGCCACCTGCAAACGTTAGCCACACTCGATGAGCCGATTCGGGGTACGAGCAGCTGGCGTCATGTCGAAGATAAATGGCCTGCAGTTCAATCTCATTATAGGCAGTGGTCAGCGGAACAAAATCTCGCTACTCACAATCAGTTACTCGCAGCGGTTCTTGAGTCTGTAGAGGAGTGTGCGCAGCATTATCGGTTAGCTGAGTTGCCCCAAAAAGATGGGGAGTCCGTAGCGGCGCTTTGGAAGGACCTACTGAAAGTGGCTGAATGTGTCGGCCAGGCACGTGCGTTGGGGACGGGTGTCGCTGCGAAGTCAAAATGTTCGAGTGTCGAGCGAATTCGTTTGAAGTATCTACACGAGTCCATTCATAACTTTGTGTCTGCGCAAAAACACTCCGACTATCCAACGGTGAAAAAACTTCTTAGCACGATAGAAAACAAGGTGCTCATCGTGATCCCAAGCGTCGCTGCGTTAGAGTATTTTGATGATGCGACGGCGGCGTTGGATGAGGTGTTTAGTGTCTTTGATGAGCGAGTGAGTAAACTAAGTGAACTCCTTTAATTTGGATTGTCCAGCGATTTTGACCTCTGAGGCGTAAAAACCTCAGAGGCAATGAATGTTATCAGAGGTTTATAGTTGTTCCTCTATCGGCAAAATACCGCTAAACCACGCGCCCATTCTGCGCCAGATACTTGCTTCTGGTTCAGATGTCAGTGTTTCTCCGGTGGTATGATCAAACCAAACGAGATCGCCATCTTCCATCTTCATTTCGTAAGCTGTTTTTGGAATTTCATCAATAAGGTTACGATAAACCTTCTGAGCGTATTCTGGTTGTTCAATCACGACTCCCATTTCTGTGTTGAGATGTGCAGAGCGCGGGTCGAGGTTCATAGAACCAACAAAAACTTTTTGCTTATCAATGATCATCGCTTTGGTGTGCAAACTGGATCGGCTACTGCCTGTTAAACTCCAGTTTTTCTTAATCTCTGCATTGGATTTCACCTCCCAAAGCTGTACGCCACCCTCGACTAAATCTTCGCGATATTTTGCGTACCAACCATGTACGGCGAATACATCGTTTGATGCCAGAGAGTTGGTGATGATAATCACTTCGAGCCCTTGCTGTACTGCAGCGACGAGCTCCTTTGTTCCTTGTTCTGTAGGTACAAAATAAGGAGATATAAACACTAACGAGGTTTCAGAATCCTCGAGAACAGAGTTGAGGCTATCAATAAGTGTACTTTGCTTGCTATCGGGTTTGTCGGGAAGATCATAAAGCAGCTCACCGATACCCCAGTAGAGCTTTACCGTTCCATTGATGAGGTCGTTGTACAACGGCAACTTGGCAAAATCGTAAGTGCCTCCAGAAAACTTAGCTTCCAAATCGAGCTCTTGTACCCATTTATCGACATCGGCGTCGGTGTAGTGTTCTTCAATAGGTGTTATCCATTCGATGGGAATGCTGTAGTCACTGTTCCAATAGAGATCGAATTGACGATTAACCTGACGTACTGACTTACCGACCATGAGTAAATCAAGATCGGCAAACTCGACGTTGGATTCGATGGAGTAGTATTCGTTCCCTACGTTACGGCCGCCGATAATGGAGACGATGCCATCTACCGTAAGCGACTTATTGTGCATGCGGTGATTGAGGCGTTCAAAGTCACTCAACATCGAAATGCTACGAGCAGAGCGCAGGTGATGTGGATTAAACATGCGTACTTCGATATTTGGATGACTGCTGAACCTAACCAAATCTTGGTCGTCGTACTTTTGCATATCATCGAGAAGTAAACGTACTCTGACGCCCCGTTCTGCGGCTTCAAATAAACGCCAACCAATGAGGTTCCCCGCTTCATCGTCACGGAAAATATAGTATTGGACATCAATGCTCGACTGAGCGGTTTCGATGATAGCGAGCCTAGCTAGCAGGGCATCGTGCCCTTTGTCTAATGGATAAAACCCGGTTTCTTCGGTAAGAGAATGCGAGGAGACCTCACGTTTGAATAGTTCATCAAGTCGAGTCGGCTCGGCATTGATGATGGTGTAAGAGCTCTCTTTTTCGTATCGGCTCGGATCAATGCTGGACGAGACGCAGCCACTTAACGCGATGATAAGAGATAAAACGAAGAATTTTTTGATAGACAAAATATTGGGCATAGTTAAAGTGCTGGTATTTAATAGAGTTCTAAAAATGCAGCGAGAGTGTAACGACTCAAGCGCTAATTTGCACTGAATCGTTCGCCTTTTTACTGACATATTTCATAGCAAATAAGTATAGCCTAATCGAAAGCGACAAGGTTGCATAACAATTACTTATAACGGATTGAACCAGATTTAGTGAGCTGGATATTAGGAGTATAAATGGCCGGGTTGGGAAGTAATAAATACACGCTCTTTGGTGTGATGGCGATATTAATGTGGAGCTGCGTTATGGCATTGACACGAGATATCGCAGAGCTTTTTGGGCCCATTGGCGGCGCGGCTTTAATGTACACCGTGAGTACACTTGCACTCGCTTTGGTCATGGGCGTTCCGAGGCTGAGTGACTTTAATACACGTTACTTGCTATTTGGTGGTGTTTTGTTTGTCGCCTATGAAATTTTATTGGCACTAGCATTGGGAATGGCGAATGACCGTCAGCAGGCGATGGAAATGGCAGTCATTAATTATTTGTGGCCGGCTCTTACTGTGTTGTTTGCTGTGCTTAGTAGCGGCCGCAAAGTGAATATCCTTGTCTATCCGAGCGTGATACTCGCCTTCATAGGGGTAGTGTGGTGTATCTCGGGTGACTCGACGTTGTCGATTGAAAGTATTAAAAGCAATATTGCAACGAATCCGATTACCTACAGCATGGCGTTTTCTGCAGCCTTTATTTGGGCACTCTACTGCAACATCACCCCGACAATGAGCGGTGGCAAGAATGCGATTGTGGTGTTTTTCGCGATGACAGCCATAACGCTCTGGGTTCATTATGCGTTTAGCAATGAGCGAGAAATGGCATTCAACCTTTCGTCGGTTTCTACCTTAGTGCTTGCGGGAGTTGTGATGGGTGCGGGCTATGCGCTTTGGAATCAGGCGATCATCGGCGGTAACATGGTTTTGATTGCGACTTTCTCATATTTTACACCTGTGTTTTCCACCTTGTTTTCGTCGTTTTATTTATCTGTCGCGTTGACTCAATCTTTTTGGCAGGGCGTTGCGCTGGTGACTTTGGGATCGTTAATGTGCGCATGGGCAACGAGAGAGAAACCTGAGCACGAAGAGGCGTCGGCTCTATAAGCACAGCAATCTTATCTGGTTCTACTGTCGTAAGAGGGATATTACGATAAAAAATAGGATCGAGGTAAATGGAGTGTGTTCAGCAGAGACATAATGGTTGGTTGAGGTATTGTCAGCACCGACTTTTTGTCAAAGCAATTGGGTTGGTCGTTTTAGGTGCTGGAATAAGTCTTTACAGTCATAACGCGTTTGCAGCGCCAAGCGGAAAGCCTTGGCTCGTCAGCTATAACCAAGATGCGGTGACGCTTTATAAGCGCGAACACAAAGATGGCCTAATTGAGATTCGCGTTCATGCGGATATGACAACGACTTTTGCCGCGTTTCTGCGACTCTTTGAGGATACAAAAAACGTTCCTCGGTGGCTTCATAATGTAGAACAAACCAAGGTGCTGGCCCAGCTCTCTGCCAATGAAAATGTGGTCTACACAACCTTCGCCGGCCCTTGGCCTGCCAAAAATCGTGATATGGTCACCTATTCGCGCTATTACCAATCAGGTCGTCGATTTGTGCTAGAGATTAGCGATGCCACTGAGTATTTAGCTCAGCAACCTGATTACATACGAATTACCCAAGTGCGAGCGCGTTGGGAGCTTACTAAGTTATCTGATGGAGACGTCTTTGTGGTGTATACGGCGTTTGCCGATGTGGGCGGGGCTTTGCCAGATTGGCTGGCAAATCAGCTTACAGTAGAAGGCGCCATTGAGACCTTCAGAGGATTGAAGAGAGAGATTGCTGGATACCAACATCTCTCTCATCCGAATGTTAGAGACTAAAGCCTACTAAGCGTCAGTCTCAATCAAGCATTAAGAATTACGTGCGTAGTTGACATCGTCAGCTTGAGACAGAGACTTACACGCATCGAT
This is a stretch of genomic DNA from Vibrio maritimus. It encodes these proteins:
- a CDS encoding methyl-accepting chemotaxis protein, with translation MILILRATSLNSVNVLLTLALISSVALLAFEANQLGMVLLFLTAALSTLLLFSLSREVRVLNEYMVQMKGGEEPTLPSSIALLYSSFHAIDDVVQMMSRKLRKAEAMRSEMAFCAQELASNAVDAARDSDKQADSTLSSASAATEISQSIEDVSSRIEQTLKAIEQGNALCGQGNQALVSVQASVEKVEEQVGFTASSIVTLESHLSTVSEMSQFIRDIAEQTNLLALNAAIEAARAGEHGRGFSVVAEEVRRLAKRSHESANAITSHVDQVTSSMSDVTAMVEKVREGNSRCTNQALVAQETLEEMKVSMASITDQVAGVSAASEQQAIAIQEISSNMEQVAVTAKHNAETAADNAQVAEHLEKLTA
- a CDS encoding nitrate- and nitrite sensing domain-containing protein — protein: MDTILTNLPIIAGVSIVLLILGSIVWKRASTYNSIQNTRQGGLQHLTTLRQLLATIQQHRGITNGVLCGDDKLQSRLPSLQSDINRHLQTLATLDEPIRGTSSWRHVEDKWPAVQSHYRQWSAEQNLATHNQLLAAVLESVEECAQHYRLAELPQKDGESVAALWKDLLKVAECVGQARALGTGVAAKSKCSSVERIRLKYLHESIHNFVSAQKHSDYPTVKKLLSTIENKVLIVIPSVAALEYFDDATAALDEVFSVFDERVSKLSELL
- a CDS encoding phospholipase D family protein gives rise to the protein MPNILSIKKFFVLSLIIALSGCVSSSIDPSRYEKESSYTIINAEPTRLDELFKREVSSHSLTEETGFYPLDKGHDALLARLAIIETAQSSIDVQYYIFRDDEAGNLIGWRLFEAAERGVRVRLLLDDMQKYDDQDLVRFSSHPNIEVRMFNPHHLRSARSISMLSDFERLNHRMHNKSLTVDGIVSIIGGRNVGNEYYSIESNVEFADLDLLMVGKSVRQVNRQFDLYWNSDYSIPIEWITPIEEHYTDADVDKWVQELDLEAKFSGGTYDFAKLPLYNDLINGTVKLYWGIGELLYDLPDKPDSKQSTLIDSLNSVLEDSETSLVFISPYFVPTEQGTKELVAAVQQGLEVIIITNSLASNDVFAVHGWYAKYREDLVEGGVQLWEVKSNAEIKKNWSLTGSSRSSLHTKAMIIDKQKVFVGSMNLDPRSAHLNTEMGVVIEQPEYAQKVYRNLIDEIPKTAYEMKMEDGDLVWFDHTTGETLTSEPEASIWRRMGAWFSGILPIEEQL
- the yddG gene encoding aromatic amino acid DMT transporter YddG → MAGLGSNKYTLFGVMAILMWSCVMALTRDIAELFGPIGGAALMYTVSTLALALVMGVPRLSDFNTRYLLFGGVLFVAYEILLALALGMANDRQQAMEMAVINYLWPALTVLFAVLSSGRKVNILVYPSVILAFIGVVWCISGDSTLSIESIKSNIATNPITYSMAFSAAFIWALYCNITPTMSGGKNAIVVFFAMTAITLWVHYAFSNEREMAFNLSSVSTLVLAGVVMGAGYALWNQAIIGGNMVLIATFSYFTPVFSTLFSSFYLSVALTQSFWQGVALVTLGSLMCAWATREKPEHEEASAL
- a CDS encoding START domain-containing protein; translation: MECVQQRHNGWLRYCQHRLFVKAIGLVVLGAGISLYSHNAFAAPSGKPWLVSYNQDAVTLYKREHKDGLIEIRVHADMTTTFAAFLRLFEDTKNVPRWLHNVEQTKVLAQLSANENVVYTTFAGPWPAKNRDMVTYSRYYQSGRRFVLEISDATEYLAQQPDYIRITQVRARWELTKLSDGDVFVVYTAFADVGGALPDWLANQLTVEGAIETFRGLKREIAGYQHLSHPNVRD